One region of Manduca sexta isolate Smith_Timp_Sample1 unplaced genomic scaffold, JHU_Msex_v1.0 HiC_scaffold_2064, whole genome shotgun sequence genomic DNA includes:
- the LOC119191887 gene encoding LOW QUALITY PROTEIN: histone H2B-like (The sequence of the model RefSeq protein was modified relative to this genomic sequence to represent the inferred CDS: deleted 2 bases in 1 codon) encodes MPPKTSGKAAKKSGKAQKNISKTDKKKKHKRKESYAIYIYKVLKQVHPDTGISSKAMSIMNSFVNDIFERIAAEASRLAHYNKRSTITSREVQTSVRLLLPGELAKHAVSEGTKAVTKYTSSK; translated from the exons atgcCACCCAAGACCAGCGGCAAGGCTGCCAAGAAATCTGGCAAGGCGCAGAAGAACATCTCTAAGACTGACAAG AAGAAGAAGCACAAGAGGAAGGAGAGTTACgcaatttacatttacaaagtgCTCAAGCAGGTCCATCCTGACACCGGAATATCCAGCAAGGCGATGTCGATAATGAACTCGTTTGTGAATGACATTTTCGAACGCATCGCTGCGGAAGCATCTCGTCTGGCGCATTACAACAAGCGCTCCACCATCACATCCAGGGAGGTGCAAACATCTGTACGTCTCCTTCTGCCAGGCGAGCTGGCAAAGCACGCAGTCAGTGAGGGTACCAAAGCTGTCACCAAGTACACCAGTTCAAAGTGA
- the LOC119191885 gene encoding histone H3-like, whose protein sequence is MARTKQTARKSTGGKAPRKQLATKAARKSAPATGGVKKPHRYRPGTVALREIRRYQKSTELLIRKLPFQRLVREIAQDFKTDLRFQSSAVMALQEASEAYLVGLFEDTNLCAIHAKRVTIMPKDIQLARRIRGRELKRRRSLLQPTSSSSSL, encoded by the coding sequence ATGGCGCGTACTAAGCAAACAGCTAGAAAATCAACCGGTGGCAAAGCGCCACGTAAGCAGCTGGCGACCAAGGCCGCCAGGAAGAGTGCTCCCGCAACAGGCGGAGTGAAGAAACCTCACCGTTACAGGCCCGGCACTGTCGCTCTCCGTGAGATCCGTCGTTACCAGAAAAGTACGGAACTTCTGATTCGCAAATTACCGTTCCAGCGTTTGGTTCGTGAGATAGCGCAAGATTTCAAAACCGATCTGCGTTTCCAAAGTTCCGCCGTCATGGCGCTGCAGGAGGCCAGCGAAGCTTACCTGGTCGGTCTTTTCGAAGACACGAACCTTTGCGCCATTCACGCCAAGCGTGTTACCATCATGCCAAAGGATATACAGTTGGCGCGCAGAATCAGAGGGAGAGAGCTTAAACGCCGCCGTTCGCTCTTGCAACCAACGTCGTCGTCGTCATCgttgtag